A window of Rhododendron vialii isolate Sample 1 chromosome 13a, ASM3025357v1 contains these coding sequences:
- the LOC131314302 gene encoding uncharacterized protein LOC131314302, with the protein MKFLSSTSSSAASTTTTSSSSASSNRRSLTGILRKLLCFNSLPPNPTDQFKDTDPFNSGELDNSIDMEKEEKVEAAANPGIVARLMGLESMPQIARCRSMNYDSRRENEGQNRGVNTSLSFRELPTFLDLENDEFFVLSFDSEVENKEFKSKANRSEMGSRKLVKCKGERSKSKCDRRGLSEEKDKENQEPNVVIVADEKVKRRINQNVVKQLKPLTQRETSSGRKQKKDKEESVSASKAVEAECSLENSSPVSVLDFSEPIADPQVLTSEGSTSRRKIAAELENCKHSPPSPCNPSTNSTVDVEKRKLVDGKCHGSRRKDKRRQKYVGRRSGEICKIAEGAMMESNWLYKELWKLEDFEVTGADFELQILETMLNELVDQLVETSQKNFSICNT; encoded by the exons ATGAAGTTCTTGTCCTCCACTTCTTCCTCAGctgcctccaccaccaccacctcctcctcctccgcctcctcTAACAGGAGGAGTCTAACCGGAATACTACGCAAACTTCTTTGCTTCAATAGTCTCCCTCCAAACCCCACTGATCAATTTAAAGACACCGATCCATTCAACTCAGGTGAGCTCGACAATTCCATAGACATGGAAAAAGAGGAGAAGGTCGAGGCTGCAGCAAATCCGGGGATAGTGGCAAGGCTAATGGGTTTGGAATCCATGCCACAGATTGCACGTTGCCGATCGATGAATTATGATTCTCGGAGAGAGAACGAAGGGCAGAATCGGGGTGTCAACACTTCGTTGTCTTTTCGCGAACTCCCGACCTTCTTAGATCTAGAAAATGATGAGTTCTTTGTTCTTAGCTTTGACAGTGAAGTTGAGAATAAAGAATTCAAATCAAAAGCAAATAGATCTGAGATGGGTTCTCGGAAATTGGTAAAATGTAAAGGAGAGAGAAGCAAAAGTAAGTGTGACAGAAGAGGCTTGTCTGAGGAGAAGGATAAAGAAAATCAAGAGCCTAATGTGGTGATAGTGGCAGATGAGAAGGTCAAGAGGAGGATCAATCAAAATGTTGTAAAGCAGTTGAAACCCTTAACTCAAAGAGAAACCTCAAGcggaaggaaacaaaagaaggaCAAGGAAGAGAGTGTCTCTGCATCGAAGGCGGTCGAAGCAGAGTGCAGTTTGGAGAATTCAAGCCCTGTTTCTGTTCTTGACTTCAGTGAACCCATTGCTGATCCTCAAGTTCTTACATCAG AAGGTTCAACATCAAGAAGGAAGATAGCAGCAGAACTTGAAAATTGCAAGCACTCACCTCCATCTCCATGTAACCCCAGTACAAATTCAACTGTTGATGTGGAGAAGCGGAAGTTGGTCGATGGAAAATGTCACGGATCGAGGAGAAAAGATAAACGGAGGCAGAAATATGTGGGAAGAAGATCTGGTGAGATTTGCAAAATAGCAGAAGGAGCCATGATGGAATCAAATTGGCTATACAAAGAATTGTGGAAGCTTGAAGATTTTGAAGTTACAGGTGCAGATTTTGAGTTGCAAATTCTGGAAACAATGTTAAATGAGCTGGTAGATCAACTTGTTGAGACTTCCCAGAAGAACTTTTCTATCTGTAACACTTGA
- the LOC131314301 gene encoding zinc finger CCCH domain-containing protein 66-like, with the protein MLIDSKWEPCPPGVIMKDCESKPKEGDLGSFPYPLELSASDDLVGFKIATEEEGLDIEQSSCWYGRRIGSNKMGFEERTPLMIAAMFGSKKILSYVLETGRADVNKASGSDGATALHCAVAGGSASSPDVVKLLLHASADPISLDSNGNRPCDLIVQSVSSSFNSRKKMLESLLKGCSGNIGDECLLADQQILPQAASKDGSEKKEYPIDLSLPDINNGIYGTDEFRMYTFKVKPCSRAYSHDWTECPFVHPGENARRRDPRKYHYSCVPCPEFRKGTCRQGDLCEYAHGIFECWLHPAQYRTRLCKDETGCSRRVCFFAHKPEELRPLYASTGSGMPSPRSFSNDASSLDMTLMSPFSLGSPSVLMPSNSTPPMSPSGGSSPMGGSMWQNQPPTLQLPGSRLKTTLRARDMGLDGEFLGGLESHRRRQQQLMDEISSLSSPTSWNNNLATAAAFAAASGGDLNRIRGVKPSNLDDIFGSIDPAVFSQLQGLSMDNSASQVQSPTGMQIRQNMNQQLRSSYPTSLSSSPVRAPPSFGMDMSGAATAAVLNSRAAAFAKRSHSFIDRSTVNNRLSGLSSPSSAANVLPSTISDWGSADGKLEWGIQKEELNKLRKSASFGFRSSSNSSSANPTASMLTPGDEPDVSWVQSLVKDAPTAKPGHFNFEDQYQQYHLNSGGSEVLPSWVEQFYLEQEQMVA; encoded by the coding sequence ATGCTTATTGATTCCAAGTGGGAACCTTGTCCACCTGGTGTAATCATGAAGGATTGTGAATCCAAACCAAAAGAGGGAGATTTGGGGAGTTTTCCGTATCCGCTCGAGCTATCTGCCTCCGATGACCTGGTCGGTTTCAAAATCGCGACGGAAGAAGAGGGTCTTGATATCGAACAGTCGAGCTGCTGGTATGGTAGAAGAATTGGCTCAAACAAGATGGGGTTTGAAGAGAGGACACCCCTCATGATTGCAGCCATGTTTGGCAGCAAGAAAATCTTGAGTTACGTACTTGAAACCGGACGAGCTGATGTTAACAAGGCTAGTGGTTCCGATGGAGCCACTGCCCTCCACTGTGCTGTAGCCGGTGGTTCTGCTTCTTCGCCTGACGTAGTCAAGCTCTTGCTCCATGCTTCCGCCGACCCCATTTCCCTTGATTCTAATGGGAACCGACCCTGTGACCTAATTGTTCAATCTGTGAGTTCTTCCTTCAATTCGAGGAAGAAGATGCTGGAGTCCCTGCTAAAGGGCTGTAGCGGTAATATTGGGGATGAATGTCTCTTGGCTGATCAACAGATACTCCCACAGGCAGCTTCCAAAGACGGTAGTGAGAAGAAAGAGTACCCTatcgatctctctctccctgacATAAACAATGGGATATATGGGACCGATGAGTTTAGAATGTATACGTTCAAGGTGAAGCCTTGCTCGAGGGCTTACTCCCACGACTGGACAGAGTGCCCGTTTGTCCATCCAGGGGAAAACGCTAGGCGTCGTGATCCCCGGAAATATCATTACAGTTGCGTGCCCTGTCCAGAGTTTCGAAAGGGAACATGTAGGCAAGGTGACCTTTGTGAGTATGCGCATGGAATTTTCGAGTGCTGGCTCCACCCTGCTCAGTATCGAACGCGTCTCTGCAAAGACGAGACAGGGTGCAGTAGAAGGGTGTGCTTCTTTGCTCACAAGCCCGAAGAACTCCGACCATTGTATGCATCAACGGGTTCAGGAATGCCTTCTCCTAGATCATTTTCAAACGATGCTTCTTCGTTGGATATGACATTGATGAGTCCATTTTCTCTTGGTTCTCCGTCTGTTTTGATGCCGTCCAACTCAACGCCTCCCATGAGTCCTTCGGGAGGTTCCTCTCCAATGGGTGGGTCGATGTGGCAAAACCAGCCTCCGACCCTGCAGCTTCCTGGAAGTAGGTTGAAAACAACGTTGAGGGCTAGAGACATGGGTTTAGATGGTGAGTTCCTTGGTGGGCTTGAAAGTCATCGCCGTAGGCAACAACAGCTGATGGATGAGATATCAAGTCTCTCCTCCCCAACCAGTTGGAACAATAATTTGGCCACTGCTGCAGCTTTTGCAGCCGCCTCTGGTGGAGATTTGAATAGAATCAGAGGCGTGAAACCGAGTAATCTTGACGATATTTTTGGATCTATAGATCCTGCAGTTTTTTCTCAGTTACAGGGACTTTCTATGGATAACTCTGCATCCCAAGTGCAGTCTCCTACTGGAATGCAGATTCGCCAGAACATGAACCAGCAGCTCCGCTCGAGCTACCCCACAAGCCTTTCATCTTCACCAGTGAGGGCACCACCGTCGTTTGGGATGGACATGTCGGGGGCTGCCACAGCAGCAGTTTTGAACTCAAGGGCAGCTGCCTTTGCGAAACGGAGCCACAGCTTCATCGACAGAAGCACTGTGAACAACCGTCTCTCTGGGCTTTCTTCACCGTCTTCTGCTGCAAATGTACTGCCTTCGACCATTTCGGATTGGGGATCTGCCGATGGGAAGTTGGAGTGGGGGATTCAGAAAGAAGAGCTGAACAAGTTGAGGAAATCCGCTTCTTTTGGGTTCAGAAGCAGTAGTAATAGCAGTTCCGCTAACCCAACAGCCTCAATGTTGACCCCCGGTGATGAGCCGGATGTGTCTTGGGTTCAGTCCCTGGTGAAGGATGCACCAACAGCAAAGCCTGGCCACTTTAATTTTGAAGATCAGTATCAGCAGTATCATTTGAATAGTGGAGGTTCTGAGGTGCTCCCTTCATGGGTGGAGCAGTTTTATTTAGAGCAGGAGCAGATGGTGGCCTAA